One genomic region from Amblyraja radiata isolate CabotCenter1 unplaced genomic scaffold, sAmbRad1.1.pri scaffold_516_ctg1, whole genome shotgun sequence encodes:
- the myadm gene encoding myeloid-associated differentiation marker: MAVFNTQALTSRLGLVRLAAALCTCVAFSLVIHASAWWGQQGSWCLFAWCFSFAVTVLVLLLELSGTAGRIPVSWRNAPVACAALCGLLCLSASVIYPLYFLGGVVPAQSQGEAYSHGVAATVFSCLATVAYTAEVSLCRGRPGETVGYMATIPGLLKVVEAFSACVIFAFVSGTAYHVYPALQWCLAVYCLCFIMAAIVIVLCVTELTGYLPSPIHKSLGLYALLCALLYASALVLWPLYCFSPHYGNARRSNSCGSNHVCPWDAMLTVAILTGFNLLVYVADLVYSTRLVFITSS, translated from the coding sequence ATGGCTGTGTTCAACACCCAGGCCCTGACGTCACGTTTGGGCCTAGTGCGTTTGGCTGCGGCCTTGTGTACCTGTGTGGCCTTCAGCCTGGTAATACATGCTTCTGCCTGGTGGGGTCAACAAGGCAGCTGGTGCTTGTTCGCCTGGTGCTTCTCCTTTGCCGTCACCGTCCTGGTTCTGCTGCTGGAGTTGTCGGGAACAGCAGGCCGGATCCCGGTGTCCTGGAGGAACGCTCCCGTGGCCTGCGCGGCCTTGTGCGGCCTTCTCTGCCTCTCGGCCTCCGTGATCTACCCGCTCTACTTCCTGGGTGGAGTGGTGCCGGCCCAAAGCCAGGGTGAAGCCTACTCCCACGGCGTGGCAGCCACAGTCTTCTCGTGTTTGGCCACCGTGGCCTACACCGCTGAGGTCTCCCTCTGCAGGGGAAGGCCCGGAGAGACCGTGGGCTATATGGCCACCATTCCTGGCCTACTCAAGGTGGTCGAGGCCTTCTCTGCCTGTGTGATCTTTGCCTTCGTCTCAGGCACGGCCTACCATGTCTACCCGGCCTTGCAGTGGTGCCTGGCGGTCTACTGCCTCTGCTTCATCATGGCCGCCATTGTCATCGTTCTCTGTGTGACGGAGCTGACCGGCTaccttccctcccccatccacaaGTCTCTCGGCCTCTACGCACTCCTCTGTGCCCTCCTCTACGCCTCCGCCCTCGTTCTCTGGCCACTCTACTGCTTCTCCCCTCACTACGGAAACGCGCGCAGGTCCAACTCCTGCGGTAGTAACCACGTCTGTCCCTGGGACGCCATGCTGACGGTCGCCATTCTCACCGGCTTCAACCTCCTGGTTTATGTGGCCGATCTGGTCTACTCCACACGTTTAGTCTTCATCACCTCCTCCTGA